From a region of the Helianthus annuus cultivar XRQ/B chromosome 5, HanXRQr2.0-SUNRISE, whole genome shotgun sequence genome:
- the LOC110943537 gene encoding ATP-dependent DNA helicase PIF2-like: MKELSYDKLALQREHDGYVKYLTAEQERIYKIVMEAILKGDGSVFSVYGYGGTGKTFLWKTFSTSLRSKGEVVSNVASCGIASLLLDGGRTAHSRFVIPINIIENSVCSIEPNTELGDLIKRATLIIWDEAPMTHKHCFEALDRTMRDISCSSQPNMQSKPFGGKVILFGGDFRQILPVIPKGTITMIVNAYLNSSYIWRHYQVLKLTEIMGLRVGCHEADLKEIKEVGERILKLGDGLLGEGNDGEIDIEIPDDLLIHDQVNPISSLISFIYPGMNKFLWDLTYFQQRAILGPTNEVVDSINKELLESLPGKEKVYFSLDSLCQSEEESELNMALFPPDVLNNLRYLVYLTIN; the protein is encoded by the coding sequence ATGAAAGAATTATCGTATGACAAGCTAGCTCTTCAAAGGGAACATGATGGTTATGTAAAGTATTTAACTGCCGAACAGGAAAGGATATATAAAATTGTTATGGAAGCGATTTTAAAAGGTGATGGAAGTGTGTTTTCTGTATATGGTTATGGTGGAACTGGAAAGACGTTTCTTTGGAAGACATTCTCAACTTCATTACGATCAAAAGGTGAAGTTGTATCGAATGTTGCATCCTGTGGAATTGCTTCACTTTTGTTGGATGGTGGTAGAACTGCTCATTCAAGGTTTGTAATTCCAATCAACATTATTGAGAATTCAGTATGTTCGATAGAGCCTAATACTGAGTTAGGTGATTTAATTAAAAGAGCAACATTGATTATTTGGGATGAAGCACCTATGACTCACAAGCATTGTTTCGAGGCTCTTGATAGAACAATGAGAGACATATCATGTTCCAGTCAACCGAACATGCAATCCAAGCCGTTTGGGGGAAAGGTCATTCTATTTGGTGGTGATTTTAGACAAATTCTTCCGGTCATCCCTAAAGGTACCATAACAATGATAGTCAATGCTTATTTGAATTCTTCTTATATATGGCGGCACTATCAAGTACTAAAGCTAACTGAGATTATGGGATTAAGAGTTGGTTGTCATGAAGCAGATTTGAAAGAAATAAAGGAAGTTGGAGAAAGGATTTTAAAGCTTGGTGATGGTCTACTAGGTGAAGGAAATGATGGTGAGATTGATATTGAAATTCCAGATGATTTACTTATTCATGACCAAGTCAATCCTATTTCTTCTCTCATTTCATTTATATATCCAGGCATGAATAAGTTTTTGTGGGATTTAACGTATTTCCAACAAAGAGCGATTCTTGGTCCAACTAATGAAGTAGTGGATTCAATAAATAAAGAGTTGTTAGAGAGTCTGCCCGGTAAAGAAAAGGTTTATTTTAGTTTAGATAGTTTATGCCAATCGGAGGAAGAATCAGAGCTTAATATGGCATTGTTTCCTCCTGATGTGTTAAACAATCTTCGTTATCTGGTTTACCTAACCATAAATTAG